CGTGACTGTAGAGGCGTAGCTTAATGGTTGTCAAGGtttcattagaaaaaaaatatcgtAATGATACACcaaatgattaaataacataatttgGACACTCTTATAATATAACCTGATAATTTTAGATGTTTGGAATGAAATTGTGTTCACATGTTTGAAAATCTTACACGTGCTATTACTGGACACcctttataaaaattttaactccGCTCAAAATGTCAATAGATATATGGAATATAGGCacattaaatatataaacttttaaTCTAGCATCAAAGAATATTGATCCAAATTCATGACCCCATTAGTCAATCAGTCCAatctcaattaaaaaaaataagaaaaaaaacccTAATAAAGTAGTACATGAATATGTCAATAAATATATAGTATTAATTAATGCTTTTACCTAACAATCAATAAAAGTCGTAACTTTTGTTGTAGCATGGCTCCTACTTGAACTCAATTTGGTCCCCCAACACAAATAATAATATCGTCTAATAATAAGTATTTTGTCATTCTTAACTAAAAATCTTACTGAATCAATTAATAAACATGATATTGTGTCTGTATGACGGATTATTTACCccttcaatataattttttttatataaactcAAATTTAGTGAAACAAATAtcgaatatttgaaataaaggaaaaaaggtTCTTTCCAAAAACATGTCTTTCTCTATAGCACATGAGCTTTCTAATCAGTGTCCACAAatctattaatattatttaattagattCTGTATAAGACAATTACATACAGCTTGCTACAACTAAgcacaatgttttttttttcatatctatTTTTTTCACTCCATAAATAGCCCAATTTTGCCCCACACATTCTCATTATtacaaacaataaaataaaaaatggaattTTTCCTTCATGATAGAAAATTTATATTGTCACAATTCTTGATTTTATGCATGATTATTGTTGTTTCATGTCGAGGTCCAGTGTATAAACCTCCAGAAATCGAAAAATTAACTGATCATTTTAGTCGATTATCGGTTAATCAGAGTTATAATGTGTTTTATGGAGGTTCTAATATTCATATTACAAATAATGGATCAAGTGCTgaaattattttagataaatCTTCAGGTACACTACAACAATTtcatacatgttttttttttttggcttagTTTATAACTTTAgagtattaattaaattttttattttgtcacTCCACAGGTTCTGGACTAATCTCTAAAGAGAAATATTACTATGGTTTCTTTAATGCTGCACTAAAATTGCCTGCTCATTTTACATCAGGAGTTGTTGTTGccttttatgtaagtttccatTTTATCCTTAATAGTAATCATAGTGTCTGAATCAATTTATATGTACTTCGATTAATTTTACAAAGAATATTTTGTGTAACTCTATCTATCAAGGCGTGGATATAttgggaattttttttttttgcctttgaTGAATTGTTTTGAACATGAGATATCCTAGTTCTCAACTCACTTCATGCATGCCTGGTAATTAGTACTCCGTATGTCCCTATTCAAAGTAggacttttgaaatttgtgatGTAAGAACGAGCTATAAAAGTTTTTTGTGGCTATAATTATCTCGttaagtataatttattttttttcaattttcagatGTCAAACTCAGATGTGTTTCCACACAACCATGATGAAATAGACTTTGAATTGCTTGGACATGAGAAGAGAAGGGATTGGGTTTTACAGACAAATCTTTATGGAAATGGAAGTGTTCACACtggaagagaagaaaaattCTACCTATGGTTTGATCCAACTTTGGATTTTCATGATTATACCATCCTTTGGAATAATCATCACATAGTGTAAGTCcgttgtttcaatttatttgtctgaTTTTCAAGACAAAGTCATTGCCTATGAAATGATCATCATTCGCCTAAGTTTGAACTGATTATTGACCTGCTCATTTATTAACTGAGTCCATTTCGAAGGGATTGACATCTCTCCAACTAAGCTACACCCCATTATGTTTGGAAACTATGTGTACTTTTATCTATTTGGATTTAAAAGTTGAcaattttattgttaatttgaACAGATTTCTTGTGGACAATGTACCAGTAAGAGAAGTAGTTCACAACACAGCAATCTCTTCAGTTTACCCATCAAAGCCAATGTCAACTATACTGACAATATGGGATGGATCAGAATGGGCAACACATGGAGGAAAATACCCTGTAAACTACAATTATGCACCTTTTATAACAACAATCAAAGGTATAGAATTAGAAGGTTGtgtaaaacaacaacaaaataatactcCTACATGTTCTAAGAGAAGTAGTCCTTCAAGTTTGGACCCTGTTGATGGAGAAGGATTTATGAAGTTATCATCACAACAGATGAAAGGATTGGACTGGGCTAGGAGAAAACATATGTTTTACTCATATTGTCAAGATACTAAGAGATACAAAGTTCTACCACCAGAATGCACTTCTGAATAGACGGAATATGACAGTCTGGTGGACAAAGTATCTCACGTTAGCAAGAATGACTCTTCCCTTATGGAGGAACATCTGTTTGACTAAATTCATTCTATGATGTAAAAATCTATTGATCTGAGTTCCTAACATGTTCAAGAATCTTACTTAGTGGTAttcaaatgaaataatttctttttctctttatattttCGAGCTAATCGAATTGATAAAGTCTAAATTGTGCAATAATTGAACTTGATTGCATTCTCCAAATATTATGTACTATATAACGGGCATATATAAACATTTAAGTTTCAGTACATTTGTTTCCCAAACAAATATCCTTTTTGTAATGGGAAATATCAAAGGCTGGTATAACATCATCCCTATTTGTTATGATGCCTACTTCAACCATAGTGCTTTTGGCAATGAAAATATGATGCATTGCAGCAACAAAATCTGAGTTTCACCATCTTAGATGGGACTGCAAACACAACTCATATCGTTTAATAGACCCTCACGCAACAGTATTCAGAGTTGGGGAAGTAATAGATGTTATGGCACCCTGCAACTTGAAGGCCTTTCATTACTACTATTGTGATGTGAACATCCAATCACATAAATGGATTCACTTGATAAGGAAATCTTATTGAATTCAGTTAGGCGTAGAAGGTTCAAGCAAGCGATGTGGATTGAATCCGAGTTCGGGAAGAAGAGGTGGCCTTCTTCACCTCAAAAGAAGCAACAAAGAGAAATCCATTTCAAATGCGAATGACATAAAAATGCAGATAAATATGAGACTGCTAAGATTAAACAGAACAAACTTCCTGAGTATAGTAGGAAATTAGAACCACCTAATAGCCAAACAACTAAGAATGTTGCTCATGCAAGTGAGGTCATGGCAAAGAGCCAACTATTCTCCCAAACCAAAGATGGTGTGGAGACATGGCCATGACCACCTTGTTAAGGCATGCCAACAAACAAATGATTCGTTATCTAATATGTTCAACCATCCTATATTTGTCTGTGTATAGTGTTTATCTATTGGTACATATATCAAACTCCGCCAGGAGCAGGGAAAGAGTTTTTTAGTTCTAACCTTTTCTACTATGTCTGTGTTTCGAATCAAAAAAATGCACTGCTTCTATGTCAAAGAAGCATTTTTATATCCAACTTACTCAATGAAAGAATAAAACAAGTCATAATATGAACAAGAAACCTTTTCTTCACCTGAAGAACCGAAGCACCACAAACATGTATATGGCAAATGTAGAACAAGAACAGACAAGTAATGTACAAGAACACAAGAAACGACATCCCGTCCCCTCATAAGTTAGGTTTCTCTACGATTTGTATATACTGTTCAACTCTATTCAGGTCTCATACCACTACTAGATAACCATTCTTTCAAGGCAAATAAGGCTATTCCATCTCAAACTAATCTGTACATGGCAACTTAGGGgagctaaaaaaaaattaaaaaaatgtattcttTTTCGAAAATCATGTTAAGGTTCTTCAGCAGAAATCAACAGGTTCAAGCAACAACACTATATAGCATAAGTTCTAATTATGCATTGGAAAAACATATTTCAATGCATACATAACATAAAATCATTCCACTGTAAAACAACTACATTACGGTTCATGAAAATCCAAAGCTTACTCAGATAGCTTTAATGGTgaatagataataataataatcccTAAAATCGAAACCATACTCAAAATTGCAGAGCACCAATAGCAATAGAACATATACCGTAAATTTAACGGTAAGATTTCTGGAACCTAGAACGAGCACCACGACCACCAAACTTCTTAGGCTCACAACGTCTAGGATCAGCAACAAGCAAAGTCCTATCGTATCGAATCAGAATATCCTTAATCTCCTTCTTCGTCTGCTCATCAACGTACTTCTGGTAGAAAGCTACAAGAGCCTTTGCAATTGACTGACGAATAGCGTAGATCTGAGAAGTATGACCTCCTCCTTTGACTCGAATTCTCATGTCAACTCCGGCGAATCGTTGACGACCTAGAAGGAGGATTGGCTCGAAAGCTTTGTACCGGAGAATCTCCGGCTGAACAAGCTCGATAGGAACTCCGTTGATTTTGATCAAACCACGACCACGCTTGCAGTGTGTCACCGCCACCGCCGTCTTCTTCCGCCCGAAACATTGCACGGACTCCACTGTCGCCGGTGCCGCCTGCATTTCTCCTGCTTTGATTAGTTTTGCTTAGTCTGATGGCCAAACTCGAAAATTTCTTTGAGGTTTTAGCTATGGAGGGAAAAAATAGCTTATGTATTATGAGAATTAGGGTTTCGTATTGGGCTCATGGAGTAAATAGGCCCAATGGTTGATATCATTAAAGCTTTTGGGCCCTTGTGGTTAGGACTTAGGGGCAGCTCGTTAAATTTGAATTAAGACGGAATAACCCGAGAGACTCTTATACTTGTTTGTTAATTGAACccttatattcattattttgcgaaataaattgttaaacatgataaaattttattttttaaactccTCTGAGCATTGATCGAGCTTATGTAGcattaacataattgagttgGACAAACACGTAATAATACGCGTTTTGAAGCaagtaaatataattttttatatttaaaatctcaaaattataagataaaataataataataaattaaaaattaaaatataaattttaaaatgttatttttttggtgTTGGTAGGAAGTTggggtaaaaaataaaaaagaattaaccACTCACatgatattgttgaattataaagtcaaattagaatccacttgaaattaaatttttataataaaatattaaggaaaaatattagaagcgataaaaatcttgaaattactttttttttccagtgGCTCTAGGAAAAATATATACAAGTGTATTCTGAATGCTTTGGTCAGTTCTCCAAGCGAATAATTAgcaataattttaatttcgaATCTGATTTCATTTCAGaggaaatttcaaaagaaaaaaatgtttttggtGTCACTTCACACCTTTCAACTACTCGATTCTCTTAGGATATACAATAACAACTAACACTTTTGTCTCGGAAAGACTTGTTACTAAGTTGTATTCTGTGGAGAGCAGGATTTCAACATTGCAAAAGACGTTGACTAATTTGGACAAAAGAATGGAGGATCTATGCAAAGTCGGTGTATGACAGTTCgaactttatttttgtttgatggGCTACTTCTTTTTTACTCAGAAGATACTAACTTGCAGTTGACACTTTTGACTTCTTTTCTCAACTTGATTCgtattaaaaattgataaaaataaaattctttaacACGCAAAAATTGAATATTTCTCACTTAAATATTTACGAGTATTTAATTAGTGAGGCTATATCTTTTGAAATAACCACAACAAGCAATGATATTTTTGATCTATTTAGATAGCTGAAGAATATCTTTGAGTAAAACATGTAACAACTAGTGCATTTAAACCCCAAAACATAATTTAATGTAAAATTTGACCAATTTTTAAATAGTTGTAaggtttctttttctttttcttttctccaaAAGGCACACAACACAATATATAATGTTTGCTTAATCTCACGTTGACTAGCTATAAACACACCTACACAATAATAAACAATAtacaatacacacacaaaataTGATCTTTGTTAGAGTTGAGGTTGACTAGTTTAAACTCGCAAAAATGCACACATGATACTTAACGATACgaacaagaaaatattttccgtcAAACGAAATCCACAAATAACACTAACCTTTCCAAATATCACACATGTAATAtgtctcatttttattttgtactatCGTTTGTTCTACTAAGGTTGTATAGGAGGTCCCTAGTAATATCATAATGTTAAGTATTTTATTTGCATATGCTTTTGTGAATTCTTAATTCCaccattttgttttgttttccgTAAATTACATCTCTTTCAACTTGTgcaataaagttatttttttaatctcaatCTATATGATTGAGTTAATTAGTTGAACATAAATATTGAAACGTgggaagaaaatattaaaatgacgattgaaaaaatagttagacgaaacaacaataataattacaTACAAAATCTCACAAGTAATGTATATATGCAgactttaattattattattattattattattattattattattatctcatGGATAATAGAtggaaataatataattatttttttaattgtgtaattgataaatttatattatgaaagtTATTAAAACTAGTAATATTGATTATTGACAAGATTCCACACTCCTGCCCAAATAAACACACACATCAATACCCACAACGCGTAAGTGTGGTCATCTACACCCCCCCACACAAATATATTGACAAATttagttaaattatattttcttatattaataataaataattaggttagaacttatttataaaaaataagagaGGTAAgcattaagttaaaaaaaattaagtgactTCCGTAGACCATTTGATCCATTTGGAGTGACACTTCTGACAAAATTTTCTCTATACCTAAGGCTCGAATCCTATACTCTTATGTTCTCTATGATTTGCTCATTTAATACTCATTCAATTAGTTCTTAGTTATTTTGGTCCTTTTTCATTTTCCCAAAAGGCATACAACACAAATATAATGTTTGCTTGGGCTCGCGTTGACTAGCTATCACATTACACAAACATACACACTATTATCAACAACAATAGaaaaaccacacaacacaaaatatgatatttggTGGACTATTTCAAACTAACTAAAATGCACATAAACCACAACATGATCTTTGCTTCAACTCATGCTGACTAAAGTTGAACCACACACAAATGCATATAATTCACAAGATGATCTTTGCTTCAACTCATGCTGACTAGTTTGAAACACACACAAACTACACAAACACATAAACACAAACACATAGACACACAAGAACTACACTCAAAATTGTGTATGAGAATTGGATTCTTAGGCCCCTATAAGAAGCCTTCTTTACCTTGTTGGTTAGAGACACAATTCACATAGCAAACAAAGCAAGAAAAACAAGAAGAGAGCAAAAGAAAGATGGCAGATAAGGAAAGCAAAGGGAAGGGAAAAGCAGAGAAAATCGGAGAAAGCAAAAATGGCGTATTTCCATTCACTCCTAAGAAAGGAAGTGTAATTCCTAAAGAGAAAAAACATGTTTCCACCATGATGGGTGAGAAAATTGGTCACTCTATTGTTTCTTTTGTCAAGAATAGCAAAAACAAGATCAACCATCATGAATGATACgaacaagaaaatattttccgtcATACCAAACTCACCAATATCATCcttgtaatatatttttattctgtACTACCTTTTGTTCTACTAAGGTGTCTAGGAGGTCCCCTGTATACCACAAATCACAAGGTTCagtattgtatttgtatatgctTTTGTGTTATTGAATTCTACATTATAGTTCAGATCTTCATCACAATATGTAAAACACATACACAACGAGTGAATATAAGAGGAGAAATGCGAATTGAATAAAACTAGTTGCCAATTGACATCAAATGCAGTTTGTATATAAAAgaagttttgaaagaaaatcaacaTTTATCGTCATCAACATCATGAACTAGAGCAACTTGATATCACTATGGTTtagttttatttgtaaaaattgCTTTAAGAGGATTATGTTTATAACCATGCTGGATTCTTCAATGGTGTCACAACTGCCTTTACTTGCAAGTAATTCTTGAGACCGTATTCTCCCTTTTCTCTTCCCTGACCACTCATCTTATAGCCACCAAAAGGAATTGTAGCATCAAACGTATCAAAGCAATTAATCCATACCGTCCCAACTCTCAAGGCTCTTGCCAACGTGTTTGCAGTGTCAATGTTCTGTGAAAATACTCCAGCAGCTAGACCATACCGAGAACTATTAGCTCTCCGTACCACTTCATCAAGATCCCTGTAATAAACATATGCATACCATAAATAGAAGTCGATAATAAAGCTCCATGTACTGTTGACATATATATTTGATCATTCTCACATACTTAAATTTTAAGATGGACTGTACTGGACCAAAAATCTCATCCTGTGCAATCAGCATATCATCCTGACAATTGTACAATTTGTTAGTTATGACAATTTATGGACGTTGATGCTAAAAAGCACGTGTAGTAAAGTGAAATGTATATAC
The window above is part of the Solanum pennellii chromosome 5, SPENNV200 genome. Proteins encoded here:
- the LOC107018516 gene encoding 40S ribosomal protein S16 translates to MQAAPATVESVQCFGRKKTAVAVTHCKRGRGLIKINGVPIELVQPEILRYKAFEPILLLGRQRFAGVDMRIRVKGGGHTSQIYAIRQSIAKALVAFYQKYVDEQTKKEIKDILIRYDRTLLVADPRRCEPKKFGGRGARSRFQKSYR
- the LOC107019061 gene encoding probable xyloglucan endotransglucosylase/hydrolase protein 33, with amino-acid sequence MEFFLHDRKFILSQFLILCMIIVVSCRGPVYKPPEIEKLTDHFSRLSVNQSYNVFYGGSNIHITNNGSSAEIILDKSSGSGLISKEKYYYGFFNAALKLPAHFTSGVVVAFYMSNSDVFPHNHDEIDFELLGHEKRRDWVLQTNLYGNGSVHTGREEKFYLWFDPTLDFHDYTILWNNHHIVFLVDNVPVREVVHNTAISSVYPSKPMSTILTIWDGSEWATHGGKYPVNYNYAPFITTIKGIELEGCVKQQQNNTPTCSKRSSPSSLDPVDGEGFMKLSSQQMKGLDWARRKHMFYSYCQDTKRYKVLPPECTSE